From Pedobacter sp. MC2016-14:
CTATTTGAGGTAACAGGGACTCATACGTAGCTTGTTTACTTTCGCCTGTTATAATTTTAAGGTCTTCTGCCATTTTACAAAATTAACATTAAATTTGAAGCTTTACCTTCATAAATACCATATACATGAATAAGAAAACCTTATTGCTTACTTTAGTACTTTTACTCTCCTTTATACAATTTGGATACTCGCCATTTGAAGAGGGAATGTTCCCCCTTAGTGAGCTACATAAACTGGACCTAAAAAAAGCAGGCCTTAAAATAGACCAAAATGAAATCTACAATCCTAACGGAACCAGTCTTGTTGATGCACTGGTAAATGTTGGTGGATGTACAGGATCATTTATCTCAAACGAAGGCCTCATCATCACCAACCACCATTGCGCATTTAGTGCTGTACAGCAAGCAAGCACGCCAGAACACGACTACCTAAATAATGGATTTGTAGCCAATTTACATGAACAAGAAATTGAGGCTAAAGGATTAACTTGCCGTATAACAGATAGCTATGAAGATGTGTCTGATAAAGTACTGGGCGCGGTTGCAGATATTTCAGATCCTTCATCCAGAATAAAACTGATTAATGATGTGATGAAAAACGTTGCAGCAGAAGCGGAACAAAAGGACCCATCTATACAAGCAGAGGTATCTGAAATGTTCATCGGAAAAACATATGTACTCTTCAGGTATAAAACAATCCAGGATGTGAGACTGGTATATGTACCCAATAGACAAATTGGTGAATTTGGTGGAGAAACAGACAACTGGGTATGGCCAAGGCATACTGGCGACTTCTCATTTATGCGCGCCTACGTATCTCCAGACGGAAAACCAGCCAAATATTCTAAAAGCAATGTCCCATATCGTCCAAAAAAATTCCTTAAGGTAAATGCCGAAGGAACAAATGAAGAAGATTTCGTATTTATCTTAGGCTATCCGGGTCGTACTTTCAGGCACAGACCGGCACAATTTATAGAATATCAGCAGAAATTTGTACTTCCTTACACCTCAGATCTTTTTGAATTTCAAAATAACATCATGGAGTCTGCAGGCAAAAAAAACAAAATTACAGAGCTTAAATTAGCCACAAGAATTAAACGCAATGCAAATGTGTTAAAAAACTACCGCGGCAAATTACAAGGATTAAAAGGTATTGACCTTATTACTCAAAAACAACAGGAAGATGCTGCGCTTGCTCAATTCATTAACGGTGATGTTGAGGAAAAAGCGAAATATGGAAACTTGATGTCAGACATTGACAATCTTTATAAACTTATCAATGGTGACGCCAAAAGAGATTTATGGCTCAACCAAATTTACAGTTCCAGCAATCTTCTCGTTGTATCAAAAAACATCAACATGTTCAAAAATGCGCTTACCGCTCAACCGGCAGCTCAAAAACAAGCTTTTTTTGATCAAAACGCAGCTCGGTTAAAGCAAATACTTTCCAATGCGTATGAAAATTACGAAACCGAAGTAGACAACAAAATTTTGAAACGAATGCTAACTGACGCAGCTGCATTTAGTCCTAACCAAAAAATTAATGCAGTAAATAAAATCACGGCCAAAGCATCAAGTAATGAAAGCGCCATTGAAAATTACATCAATAGTTCGTTTGAGATCAGCAGACTTAAAGATCCGGAATACGTTTTAAACAACTTATTAAAGTCGCCAAAGAACTTAAATGAATATAATGATGGATTGATGCTTTTTGAAAGAGACATTGCACAGCAGTTGACAGAACTAAAAACAGAGAAAGACCGAAGAGATGGCTTATTGAACAAACTAATGGGCGATTACGTAAGCATAAAAGAAAAGTTTTTAAAAAAAGACTTTATACCTGATGCCAACAGCACACTTAGACTTACCTATGGGTATGTACGTGGCTATTGGCCGGCTGACGCAACTTACATGAAGCCGTACACCACCATTAAAGGTATACTGGAAAAAGGCAGCTCCGGCAATCCAGACTTTAACTATCCGTCGCAAATCAAAAACCTATGGGAAGCCAAAGATTTTGGAGCCTTTGTTAAAAAAGACCTTAACGACGTACCTGTTTCTTTCCTGTATAATATGGATACCACAGGAGGTAACTCAGGATCTCCCATCATGAATGCTTCCGGCGAACTTGTGGGTGTAAATTTTGACCGGGCCTACGGCGCCACAATTAATGATTATGCCTGGAACGAAAGCTACAGCCGATCTATTGGCGTAGACATCCGGTACGTCCTTTGGGTGGCCTCAAAAATTGACAAAGCAGATTTTTTATTAAAAGAAATAGGCATCAAAATGTCTACAAAAAATTAAAGCAACATGAGAGTAATAGCAGAACTACCCCACCCAAAATGTAAAATCACTTTGTTCAATATGAACCAAAAATATATCATAAAATTTGAACAAGGAACATTAGAACAAAGTTACAAACTGTCTGAACTTGACCTTAGCGGAGGAGGCGCAAATGAAATTTTTCAGATGCTGGATGAAGAGTTTATTGAAACCGTAGTAGCAAGATTTGCGCTAATGAGAGCAGACTTTTCAAATGCGTATCAAAGGCAACAGTATTGATTGAGATAAACAATATAAATTACTGCAATACAGACAAATAAAACATGATACAGAATAAAATTTGGCTATGCAGTAGAAAAATCATTTAATCATCCAGCCTTAACAAACTATATCTTTACACAAATGCAGATAATAACACTGTATATCTTTATTTTATATGTTTTTATAAAATATAATTTGGCACAGGAAAAACGCCAAATATTATACAAGTTTGCATTAAGATCATATAAATAACCTAGAAAAACGAAATGAGAACATCATCATTATATTTGGCACTTGTAGCCACAACAACCATTCTCTCCTGCACAAAGATTAATGAAGAAATTCAACGCGACTTAAGCATACCAGGTGAAGCAACTTCTTTTAACACCCCTATTCTTACCAATATAGAAGATCAGGTTCAACTTGCCGTAATAACTGTAAACCCAAATTTTAACACGTTAATTTCCGCCGGCGATAGTCAATTTAGTTTTGAGGATTTACAGTCCGCTAAAATCACGGAATTAAAACTTACGTTTTCCAATGCTGATACCACAAGTAACCTCGCCAACTTTACAGCACTGACAGTAGATATTGAGGCAAACGGACAAGCGAAACGCACCGTAGCAAATAGAGTATCGAACAACGATGTAAATGCGAACTCCATCACATTAGCACTAAATAATGCTACATACGATTATAGAGATTACCTCACTGGAACATCTATTAAATACAGTATTTCGGGATTATTAAGAAGACCAACTGAAAAAGTACTGGCAACAAAAATTACCCCACGGTATTTGGTTACGCTGGCCCGGTAGTAATCAACATCTTACTCAAAAATAAATCTTTTTTGTTAAACGTTATTATTACCTTTACTTACTTAGAACATCATCTAAACAACAAAGCAATAAACCAACATGATATTAGCCATTAAAGGAGCGGTAACATATGGTAAAAACTGATCAGCAAATAATTTCCGCTGCGCCCGCAGTCAACATCAACATACTATATGACAAGTATGCAGGTATGTTATTGGGTCACGTATTTACCATTGTAAAAGATCTAAAACTAGCAGAAGAATACCTTGTATTAATTTTTTGCGAATTAGCGCATAAATTCAATCACAAGGAACCTCACCATATAAATAACTGGTGTCAGTTACAACGGTTTGCTATGCAAAAATTAACTCCGTTTACAATTGACATATGTAATGATGAGAAATCATCAGGACAAAGCTCTGCAGGCAATGACTTAAAGAATACTCTTCTCGATTTAATGAATGAAGATGAAAAGTATATCTTTTGTGCTGTTTATTATCATGGAAAGAACATCAGTAAAATTGCATTACAATTAAACAAATCTGAAGATTCAGTACGGAAGATTTTGAAGCAAGCATTTGCAATTATGAGAATAGGTATTGAAAAAGAATCACTCAGCAATGGAAATTAAAGAATACATAGAAAGCGGAATATTGGAAGCTTATATTTTTGGTTCAGTATCCGAGGCAGAAGCTGATGAACTTTTGTCCTTAAAAGAACAATATCCAGAAGTAAAAAATGCACTCCATTATTTGGAAAGGGATATTGAAATCATGGCACAGCACATGGCAATCATCCCACCTTCCGGAACCTGGTCAAAAATAGAGGATGGCATTAATGAGCTGATGAAAGCAAAAGAATCCATCTCCGTAATGGAATTTCCGGCAAAACAAAAATCAAACTATAAAAGCAGTAAAAACTCCGGAGATTATATAGAAGTTGAAGGCCCTTCTACGCATATGCGTATCCACAAAGCCTGGAGATGGATATTTGGAGCCATATTTTTATTGGGCAAGATATTTCTGGCTTTTGCTATCTATTTTTATCTCGAAAGTCGCCAGGCCAAAGAACAAATTAGAGAATTAAAAATAGAGTTTAAAGAGCATAAAAACAGATAAGCCCGAATATATCATATAAAAAGAAAGCCCCTTAAGGGGCTTTTTTCATATCGTCTTGTCTTAATATTTACGTGACAAATGGACTTCTTCATAAGCACCAATCAATTTCTTTTGCAATGATATTACTTCATTCTGCAGTCCGGCAATAATAGCATCCTTATCCTGCGTCAATTGATCTATAATTTCTGCTGATGAATTATCAGTTAAAAGGCTGTCAGTAGTTACCTCAAAAAGGTCGGCAATTTGCTTAAGTCTGGTGATATTGATGTCAGTTATACCAGTTTCAATTTTAGAATACGCAGGGATAGAAATTCCAATTTGAACTGCTATTTGCGCCTGAGATTTCCCCTGCTTCTGTCTTAAACTACGAATTTTTCTACCTATTGTCTTTTCCATAATACAAGTTATTTACAATGAACACATTTATTTCCGTAAAGCTACATAATTTTATAAAATATAAATGAATTTAATATAAAACTCATATTCACTTATTAATCAAGACATTCAGAACAAAATGTCTTCTATAACCTAAAATTCAAAGAGACGTATGGGTACCATCCTTCAACAGAATGGCCAGCCAATATTTGAAATATAGTTAGCCCCGCAGGTGCAAAATAGACACCACCACCTTTTCCCTGGTGCCACTTATCAGATTGTTCAGCTGCCGACCATACTCTGCCAACATCGTAAAAACCAGTAAGTCCAAGTTGACCAGGCAGTATATAACTGGCAATATTCGCCAGTTTTAACCTTGCTTGAAAGTTGTTATATATCATATGCCTACCTGCAAATCTATACTGCAGATAACCTAGCAAATTCCCCTGTCCCCCTAAAAACATAGATTGATAAAAAGCAGGATTTCCCCCACTAACACCCCCACCAATTCTGTTAGATAAAACAAAAGAACGGCTTTTATTTATGTTCTGGTATACTGTAAATTCCGGTTTAATTTGAAAGTACGATTTCGAATAGACGTTTAAGCCAGAATACCCTTGCAGTGATATTTTTAGATAGTAACCTTTTGAAGGTAAAACATCATGATCTCTATGTTCTGTTATAAAATTCATCATTACTCCAAGGTGCATTCTATCTTGATCCAATGTTAAACCATCATAAGAACTTACGGCATCTACTTGATTAATAAATCGTCCTTCATTACCATCTTTATTTAGGTGATAGTATTGAAAAGATGGTCCTGAACTAAAACTAGAATTACTACCCAACAACCATCTCAAGGCAGGATCTACCTGATAAGTATCAAACCTGCTCCTGTAAAATGTCTGGTATGTCCCATTTTTATTTAAAGTTGTTTCATTACCAAGGCCAAAGAAATTAAACGTATTATCTGGTGCCTGGGCAAATGCCTGTAAAGTAAAATCTGCCTTACCTAGTACTTTAATCCATTCACCACTATACCGAACGCGAAATGCAGCAGTAGCAAAAGAACGCATCAACATAAGTTGCTGAACATTTGAATACGGGCCCTTCCTGAAACCATCTTTTCCGATGTACTTAAAACCTACGCCCAATAAAAATCCGTCGTCTGCATTAATTGCAGCTGTAGCCAAAGGCATCCAAACATTGTATAAATTTACAGGAACAAAGCCTATGCTATCTTTACGTGCAATCCTTAGTTTAATACCAGATCTTTCTGCAGCGTTTACCAGGCTATCATTATCAGACAAATACAAACGGATTTCTTTAGTGATAGTATCAGAGAATGTATAATTCATTAAAGTATCCTTTGGCTGTCCATTCTTACTCAATTGCTGAATTTCTACTCTTAAGCCATTTCCAGGCACCGCTGTTAATTTAACCAGTTCTTTTTTATCACTGGTTTTAATGTCTACAATTCTATTTGAAAACCTGTAAAAGGAGGCCATTGCAGCGGGGATGCGATCTCTTCTCTTCTTCAACTGCTCAAACAATTCATCAAAACGCAATGCATAAACTTCTTTAGGTAATCTGCTTAATCCCGCCTTTAATACTTCATCTGTTTCGGCAGCAACAAATTCATTGGCAAGGCGCATCCATTCCGATAAACTGAGGTTAGCGTCGGGATACCCATTCATGAACCGAGTTTTAAATAAAACATATTTTGGTCTTGAAAGTTCAGCATCAAAATTACCAAAAGCAGGGTTAATCCATGGCAAGGCGGCTATTCTTGGAAACAAACCTTGATTTACGTGAAAAACCTGATCCCTGTCACGTGGTACAGCCTCATATACTTTACCACTTCCGCTCTTCACATCCCGCCACCTCCACTGATCTTCGTGACGGTCCCAATCCCCCAGTAGTAAATCCAGCATCCTGGCCCGTAAAAATTGTCTCGCATCAAAATGGTCATCATTGTCTTGCTTAAGCGCTTCCAGCATTTTCGTGGTATTGTCAGAATCGCCAGCAGGTTCCCGTTCTTCCAGCAGCACAACCATACCTTTAAATGCCTCATTAAAGGTGCCCAACGCAGCATCTTCGGCCAGCATACCTATAATTGGATTTGCATGGTGAACACCTGCTGCTGATGCCAAAGGTGGCACAATCAAAGCAGAAAACGGATGCTGTGCACTCATCGCATCATCCACCCAATCTAGTGCAAAAGTGCCTCTTAAATTTTCAGGCAGCAGCTTATCCGGAGTTTTCTCTACACTTCTTATCACCCACTCCTTTCCTGTTTTATCCTTTAACCGCAGTGATTTTGATTGCATGCCTCCACCTTCCTTAACCGGAAAAAGACCACCATGTATAGTAGAAATCCTGATGAGCGGTACTTTAACATTTGTAGCCCACTCCTTCCTGTAATTCTCACCAAAAAACCATCGGTGTATTCCGCTCACTTTATCATAAGAAGGGTGTACTTTTACTTCCACGCTATCAGGATGTTGCGCAACAGCACACGTAGTAAAAAGAAGAAACATTAAGGTAAAAGTTTTTTGCATAGCAGAACAACTAAGAGTAAATATTACCACAAAGCTACAGCAATAACACGTTAAATTACAGTGATATTTTTAGCTCTGTATTGGCAAAGCCCAGCGTTTCAACGGCATGGTGACTTACCACCAATGTAGTGGCATTAAATGTGAGCAATAAAGCCTTTAAGTCAATGATTAACTCTTCTCTCAAATCTTCATCCAATGCAGAAAAGGCTTCATCCATCAACAGTAACCCAGGTTTTGTAACCAGCGCCCTCAAAAGCGCTAGTCGCTGTTGCTGCCCACCAGATAACTGATGCGGCTTATGCTGTACAAAGGCTGTCATTTTACCCATCTCCAACAAGCCATCTATCAACGCCACGTCAGCAGAACAGTAGCTTAAATGCTCCCGCACTGTCATATTCGGAAACAAAGCATAATCCTGAAATACAAACCCTGTTTTTCTCTTTTGAGGACTTAAATTAATGCCTTTTGCAGTATCCAGCCATATATCCCCATTTACTTTAATAAAACCGCTTTCGGGCAAAACTAATCCAGCCAGAATTTTCAAAAGTGTAGTTTTTCCCGAACCAGAAGGGCCATAAATTTTAGTGATAGAACCACGCTCAAAAACATGGTTTACTACCAGTTGCGTTTTACCCTTATAGGTTTTTATCTGTTTTTCAATTGAAAGTTCAATCATTCCAGCGGTCCGTTAGCAGAATTTCTATTAAACAAAAACACCAGGATCACCATACTAAAAGTAACGGCAAACAGTACCATTGCGTAAAGATTAGCCTCAGCAAACTGGTTAAGTTCTACAGCATCATAAATGGCAATCGAGGCCACTTTTGTAACGCCATCAAGCTTTCCGCCAATCATTAATACAACCCCAAACTCACCCAGGGTGTGTGCAAACGTTAATACCGCCGCCGTATATAAAGAAGCTTTAATATTTGGCAACTGCACACGATAGAAGGTTTCCCATTTCGATTTCCCTAATGTATACGAGGCCTCGACAAGTGAAACAGGAAGATGGGCCAGAGCAGATTTTATTGGACTGATCATAAATGGAAGACTGTAAATCACAGAAGCTACAACAAGACCTTCAAAAGAGAAAACCAGTCTAAGGTTAAAATACTTCAAAAGCCAGCTTCCTAAAATACTATTGGGACTTAAAGTTAACAGCAAATAGAACCCTAACACAGAGGGTGGCAAAACCAGGGGCATCGTTAACAACGCCTCAATCAAAATTTTAAAAAATGAACTTCGCCTTGACAGCCAGTATGCCATCGGAACGCCAATAAAAACAAGAATAATTGTGGTAATGCCAGCCAACTTTAAGCTTAGCCAAATAGGTGTCCAATCCATTATCGATTATACTCCATATCCATACTGTTTAAAAATCGATTTAGCTGCAGGAGAAAAAAGATAATCATAAAACTTCCTGCTATTTAAATAACTGCCGGATTTGGCATGTTTAAGCAAAACACATCCCTGCCGTATGGGCTTATAAGCAGATTTATCTATTCTGAGCCATTTCAGCTGCGTACCCTCTGGCATTTCATACACCAGCGATTCTGTTGTAAAACCCAGTTCGACTACTTTTTTAACAATATAGGTGTTTACCTGATTGATACTTTCACCAAAAACGAGCTGCCCTGAAATTGCTTTATATAATTTAAAATGGTTTAATGCCTCTTCCGCAGCTTTTCCATAAGGAGCAGTTTTTGGATTTGCTACTGCAAATTTCACTATGGTAGCGGTAGAAACAATCTTTTTCCAGTTTCTGACATCAGCCCCACTAGCAGAACAAACAATTAAACTTCCGGTCGCATATTCACGAGGTTTAGATAAAGCAAAACCCCTATTATAAATGAGTTCAGTAAATTCCATATCAGCAGAAAGGAATACATCATAAGGAGCACCGCTCTGGATCTGAGAACTTAATTTGCCTGATGAGCCGCTAATGATCTCTACAGTAACTCCCGTTTTATGCTCAAAATCTGCCTTAAGCTTTTGCAATACGAATTGTGCATTCGCTGCAACAGCCACCCTAACGGTTTGGGCCTGAACTGAAAAGCCTATAAATAGAATTATGACTCCTAACTGCAGTTTCAATTTACACATTTTTCAGTCCTTAAATTTAATATTCCGCAAATGTTTCGTCCACAAAACACCATAACCATCGCTCTCCGGGCTCCGAAGAAATAATTACCGGATGCTTAGATTGATGAAAATGTGCAGTCATGTGTTTCAATGGCGACTGATCACAGCAAAGCGTTACTCCGCATGTTTGGCAGGTCCTTAAATGTACCCATCCACTATTGACTTTAACACATTCTTCGCAAACCAGTTCACTGGCTAATTTAAGCTCCTTTATTGAGCTGAGGTGATCGCAAAGCTGATTATCCATACTTTAATATTACAAGATACCGAAAATAAACATTTAATCTGTAGCCAGGGAATTAAATCCGATTATATTAAAAACAAGCTAAGCGCAGTTAATGTTAACCTCTATATAAATAAAATAAAATTATGATTACTCCAGAAAACGAGGCTGCATTTGACAATGAAGATCAAAAAAGTCAGCAAGATATCCAGTCAGATGGTATCGAAGTTACTCCTCAGTCAGAAGAAGATAGAAATGCATCAGATATTGACAAGCTAAATCAGGCCGATAGAGCTTCAGAAGCTTCTTATACCCTTGATGTTGACAGAGGTATTGCCCCAGAGAAAGATTAATTCCCTGAATAAATGATGGCCTCAGCTCCTTTGCCCATGATCACCATTGCCGTTAGGTTGATGAAAAGTCCATGGGCAAGGACACCATCAATCTGATTTAGACTATTAGCTAGATCAGCGGGATTAGTAATCAATCCAAAATCAGCATCTACTATATAATTTTGGTTGTCGGTTACAAATGGCGTTTGATCTTCTTTATTTCTCAGCTTTCCTTTTCCATTCAATTGAGCAAGTTTCCTAAGTACATAATTTAAGGCCAACGGTACTACTTCAACAGGGACAGTAAATTTTCCAAGCAACTCAACTTTTTTTCCAGAATCAGCAATGATAATCTCTTTATCCGTTAAAGAGGCTACAATTTTTTCCCTAAATAATGCGCCACCACCACCTTTTATCAGCTGCAGACTTTCTGTAAATTCATCAGCCCCATCTATAGTGATGTCTATACGCTGCACATCATTCATCTCAAGCAACTCAATACCCATATTGACAGCAAGTTCTGCGGTTTTTTCAGAAGTGGCAACTCCTTTAATTTTAAGCCCCTCTTTTACCAGCAAAGCAATTTCCTGAAGCACAAAAAAAGCTGTAGACCCTGTGCCAAGTCCAACAATATCGTTGGCCTTGATATATTTTACAGCGGCCTTTGCAGCAACCTGCTTTTCCAGGTCTTTATTTAATGTGGGTTTTGTATCCATCCTATCTTTGTTTATGTTACAAATTAGTTAAAATAAATCTATTAAAAAACAGGACTAATTTTGGCTTCATTGAAATCTATCTGATTTTCCTGATGCCGTATCTCTTCATCACTAAATTTCTTTTCTTTGCGCATCTTATAAAGCTCTTGTCGCTGAACCGCATAAATATCCAGCAATACACGATGGTAGCGTTTAATCTCTTCCTTCTGCGTCTCGTCGCATTCCAGAGAAGCCAGCTTTTGTTCAGCAATAACTGCATCGCTTTGCAATTGATTTTTCAGGAAACTGACCAGCTCGTTCTCCTCTACCGCAGCGGCATGCTTTTCTTCAAGCCTTTTAATGGCCGTATTCATCAAGCGGATTTGAATGGCAGCTTCCTGCTCCTCTGCAGGTAAAAAGTCGCTGGTGTCTTTAATTCTGACCCACTTTATAACCATGGGCAAAGTCAGGCCCTGAAAAACCAGGGTAACCAGGATAACAATAAAAGTAACCAAAATGATTAAACTCCGATGGGGAAATGCTTGTCCATTATCAAGCAAAATAGGAACAGATAACGCCGATGCAAGAGAAACAACACCTCTCATACCAGCCCATCCAATAATCGTAGCCCCTTTCCATAAAGGATTATGAGGATCTGTTTTTTTAGTGATTCCAAACCAGCTTGGCACGTAAGAAAACACCAAAACATACAACAATCTTATTATAATCGTAACCAGACTTATAATGAGACCATATTTAATGGCTTCCGTTATCGAATACTCATCCATGTCCTCAATAATAGCCGGAAGCTCAAGTCCAATTAATATAAAGACCAGTCCGTTAAGGATAAAAACCAAAGTTGCCCATACATTAATGGTTTGTAATCTGGAGTTCCCGGTTGCAAAAATTTCATGAGAGCGATAAGACAGAAATAGACCGCCACTTACCACTGCCATTACACCCGAAAAGTGGAAATGCTCAGCTACAATGTACATAAAATAAGGGCTTATTAAAGTTAACGCAGCATCTATACTTGGTGTTGTAGGTAAAAAACGATGTACCACATACATCACATGCGCAATGGCCAAACCAATTACAATACCCATGGCTGTAACGATAAAAAACTGACCTGTAGCATTTGAAAAAGA
This genomic window contains:
- a CDS encoding S46 family peptidase encodes the protein MNKKTLLLTLVLLLSFIQFGYSPFEEGMFPLSELHKLDLKKAGLKIDQNEIYNPNGTSLVDALVNVGGCTGSFISNEGLIITNHHCAFSAVQQASTPEHDYLNNGFVANLHEQEIEAKGLTCRITDSYEDVSDKVLGAVADISDPSSRIKLINDVMKNVAAEAEQKDPSIQAEVSEMFIGKTYVLFRYKTIQDVRLVYVPNRQIGEFGGETDNWVWPRHTGDFSFMRAYVSPDGKPAKYSKSNVPYRPKKFLKVNAEGTNEEDFVFILGYPGRTFRHRPAQFIEYQQKFVLPYTSDLFEFQNNIMESAGKKNKITELKLATRIKRNANVLKNYRGKLQGLKGIDLITQKQQEDAALAQFINGDVEEKAKYGNLMSDIDNLYKLINGDAKRDLWLNQIYSSSNLLVVSKNINMFKNALTAQPAAQKQAFFDQNAARLKQILSNAYENYETEVDNKILKRMLTDAAAFSPNQKINAVNKITAKASSNESAIENYINSSFEISRLKDPEYVLNNLLKSPKNLNEYNDGLMLFERDIAQQLTELKTEKDRRDGLLNKLMGDYVSIKEKFLKKDFIPDANSTLRLTYGYVRGYWPADATYMKPYTTIKGILEKGSSGNPDFNYPSQIKNLWEAKDFGAFVKKDLNDVPVSFLYNMDTTGGNSGSPIMNASGELVGVNFDRAYGATINDYAWNESYSRSIGVDIRYVLWVASKIDKADFLLKEIGIKMSTKN
- a CDS encoding sigma factor-like helix-turn-helix DNA-binding protein produces the protein MVKTDQQIISAAPAVNINILYDKYAGMLLGHVFTIVKDLKLAEEYLVLIFCELAHKFNHKEPHHINNWCQLQRFAMQKLTPFTIDICNDEKSSGQSSAGNDLKNTLLDLMNEDEKYIFCAVYYHGKNISKIALQLNKSEDSVRKILKQAFAIMRIGIEKESLSNGN
- a CDS encoding helix-turn-helix domain-containing protein, with amino-acid sequence MEKTIGRKIRSLRQKQGKSQAQIAVQIGISIPAYSKIETGITDINITRLKQIADLFEVTTDSLLTDNSSAEIIDQLTQDKDAIIAGLQNEVISLQKKLIGAYEEVHLSRKY
- a CDS encoding BamA/TamA family outer membrane protein, coding for MQKTFTLMFLLFTTCAVAQHPDSVEVKVHPSYDKVSGIHRWFFGENYRKEWATNVKVPLIRISTIHGGLFPVKEGGGMQSKSLRLKDKTGKEWVIRSVEKTPDKLLPENLRGTFALDWVDDAMSAQHPFSALIVPPLASAAGVHHANPIIGMLAEDAALGTFNEAFKGMVVLLEEREPAGDSDNTTKMLEALKQDNDDHFDARQFLRARMLDLLLGDWDRHEDQWRWRDVKSGSGKVYEAVPRDRDQVFHVNQGLFPRIAALPWINPAFGNFDAELSRPKYVLFKTRFMNGYPDANLSLSEWMRLANEFVAAETDEVLKAGLSRLPKEVYALRFDELFEQLKKRRDRIPAAMASFYRFSNRIVDIKTSDKKELVKLTAVPGNGLRVEIQQLSKNGQPKDTLMNYTFSDTITKEIRLYLSDNDSLVNAAERSGIKLRIARKDSIGFVPVNLYNVWMPLATAAINADDGFLLGVGFKYIGKDGFRKGPYSNVQQLMLMRSFATAAFRVRYSGEWIKVLGKADFTLQAFAQAPDNTFNFFGLGNETTLNKNGTYQTFYRSRFDTYQVDPALRWLLGSNSSFSSGPSFQYYHLNKDGNEGRFINQVDAVSSYDGLTLDQDRMHLGVMMNFITEHRDHDVLPSKGYYLKISLQGYSGLNVYSKSYFQIKPEFTVYQNINKSRSFVLSNRIGGGVSGGNPAFYQSMFLGGQGNLLGYLQYRFAGRHMIYNNFQARLKLANIASYILPGQLGLTGFYDVGRVWSAAEQSDKWHQGKGGGVYFAPAGLTIFQILAGHSVEGWYPYVSLNFRL
- a CDS encoding ABC transporter ATP-binding protein, with the protein product MIELSIEKQIKTYKGKTQLVVNHVFERGSITKIYGPSGSGKTTLLKILAGLVLPESGFIKVNGDIWLDTAKGINLSPQKRKTGFVFQDYALFPNMTVREHLSYCSADVALIDGLLEMGKMTAFVQHKPHQLSGGQQQRLALLRALVTKPGLLLMDEAFSALDEDLREELIIDLKALLLTFNATTLVVSHHAVETLGFANTELKISL
- the modB gene encoding molybdate ABC transporter permease subunit; the protein is MDWTPIWLSLKLAGITTIILVFIGVPMAYWLSRRSSFFKILIEALLTMPLVLPPSVLGFYLLLTLSPNSILGSWLLKYFNLRLVFSFEGLVVASVIYSLPFMISPIKSALAHLPVSLVEASYTLGKSKWETFYRVQLPNIKASLYTAAVLTFAHTLGEFGVVLMIGGKLDGVTKVASIAIYDAVELNQFAEANLYAMVLFAVTFSMVILVFLFNRNSANGPLE
- the modA gene encoding molybdate ABC transporter substrate-binding protein, with the translated sequence MKLQLGVIILFIGFSVQAQTVRVAVAANAQFVLQKLKADFEHKTGVTVEIISGSSGKLSSQIQSGAPYDVFLSADMEFTELIYNRGFALSKPREYATGSLIVCSASGADVRNWKKIVSTATIVKFAVANPKTAPYGKAAEEALNHFKLYKAISGQLVFGESINQVNTYIVKKVVELGFTTESLVYEMPEGTQLKWLRIDKSAYKPIRQGCVLLKHAKSGSYLNSRKFYDYLFSPAAKSIFKQYGYGV
- a CDS encoding UBP-type zinc finger domain-containing protein, whose protein sequence is MDNQLCDHLSSIKELKLASELVCEECVKVNSGWVHLRTCQTCGVTLCCDQSPLKHMTAHFHQSKHPVIISSEPGERWLWCFVDETFAEY
- the rpiA gene encoding ribose-5-phosphate isomerase RpiA — protein: MDTKPTLNKDLEKQVAAKAAVKYIKANDIVGLGTGSTAFFVLQEIALLVKEGLKIKGVATSEKTAELAVNMGIELLEMNDVQRIDITIDGADEFTESLQLIKGGGGALFREKIVASLTDKEIIIADSGKKVELLGKFTVPVEVVPLALNYVLRKLAQLNGKGKLRNKEDQTPFVTDNQNYIVDADFGLITNPADLANSLNQIDGVLAHGLFINLTAMVIMGKGAEAIIYSGN
- a CDS encoding Na+/H+ antiporter; its protein translation is MNPEYILLVLSLLFAVFLLIMVAQKLKVSYPIFLVLAGLGISFIPGIPKVDVEPELIFLLFLPPLLYEAAWYTSWNQFWRWRRPIGMLAFGLVFLTSTIVAFLSSSLIPGFTFALGFLLGGIISPPDAVAANSVLKHLKIPGRLSTILEGESLINDASSLIVFRFALVAVVSGAFSFSNATGQFFIVTAMGIVIGLAIAHVMYVVHRFLPTTPSIDAALTLISPYFMYIVAEHFHFSGVMAVVSGGLFLSYRSHEIFATGNSRLQTINVWATLVFILNGLVFILIGLELPAIIEDMDEYSITEAIKYGLIISLVTIIIRLLYVLVFSYVPSWFGITKKTDPHNPLWKGATIIGWAGMRGVVSLASALSVPILLDNGQAFPHRSLIILVTFIVILVTLVFQGLTLPMVIKWVRIKDTSDFLPAEEQEAAIQIRLMNTAIKRLEEKHAAAVEENELVSFLKNQLQSDAVIAEQKLASLECDETQKEEIKRYHRVLLDIYAVQRQELYKMRKEKKFSDEEIRHQENQIDFNEAKISPVF